A genomic segment from Bryobacteraceae bacterium encodes:
- a CDS encoding amidohydrolase family protein, translating to MTIARWMFLAVSALAFGQQYELVIRGGRVIDPASQIDSVANIGIRGGKIASVTTGPLDGRKYIDATGKVVAPGFIDLHAHGQDEENQRYQVQDGVTTALELEIGTLDVDAWYRAREGKRLIHSGVSAGHPPARIRVMKDPSTTLVPSGDGARRAATAEEITAMKAHIERGLLDGALGVGFGIQYTPAASREEVLEMFRLAARFDRPAFVHIRHMGAAEPDALTALQEVIANAAVTGAPLHVVHITSSGLGQTPLLLDTIADARRRGMDITTECYPYNAAMTELQSAMFDPGWQKVLGISFDRVEWVATGDRLTEATFPRRREEGGMVIMHMIPDAVVEAAVASPLAMIASDGVIEEGKGHPRGAGTFTRVLGRYVREKHVLGLMDAVSKMSYQPAERLGLSNKGRLAAGADADIVVFDPDRVSDRATFREPTLPPVGMETVVVAGTVVVDSGRLIEGVHPGQAVRGPKRLE from the coding sequence ATGACCATCGCACGATGGATGTTTTTGGCCGTCTCCGCGCTCGCCTTCGGGCAGCAGTATGAACTGGTGATCCGGGGCGGACGTGTCATCGATCCGGCCTCGCAGATCGATTCGGTGGCCAATATCGGCATTCGCGGCGGTAAGATCGCATCGGTCACCACCGGACCGCTCGATGGGCGGAAATACATCGACGCCACCGGCAAGGTAGTGGCGCCTGGATTCATCGACCTGCATGCCCACGGCCAGGACGAGGAGAACCAGCGCTACCAGGTGCAGGACGGCGTCACAACGGCGCTGGAACTCGAGATCGGCACGCTCGACGTCGATGCCTGGTACCGTGCGCGGGAAGGGAAGCGGCTCATCCATTCCGGAGTGAGCGCCGGACATCCGCCGGCTCGGATCCGGGTGATGAAGGACCCAAGCACGACGCTCGTGCCCTCCGGCGACGGCGCCCGGCGCGCGGCCACGGCGGAAGAGATCACGGCCATGAAGGCCCATATCGAGCGCGGACTGCTCGACGGGGCTCTGGGGGTGGGGTTCGGGATTCAGTACACGCCGGCGGCATCACGGGAAGAGGTTCTCGAAATGTTTCGGCTGGCGGCGCGGTTCGACCGTCCGGCGTTCGTCCACATCCGGCACATGGGCGCGGCGGAGCCCGATGCGCTCACGGCTCTTCAAGAGGTGATCGCCAACGCGGCGGTGACCGGCGCGCCGTTGCACGTGGTCCACATTACTTCCTCCGGCCTCGGCCAGACGCCGCTGCTGCTCGATACGATCGCCGACGCCCGCCGCCGCGGCATGGACATCACCACCGAGTGCTACCCCTACAACGCCGCCATGACCGAACTGCAGAGCGCGATGTTCGACCCCGGCTGGCAGAAGGTGCTCGGCATTTCGTTCGATCGCGTGGAATGGGTGGCGACGGGTGATCGTCTCACCGAGGCGACCTTTCCACGGCGGCGGGAGGAGGGCGGCATGGTGATCATGCACATGATTCCGGACGCGGTGGTGGAGGCGGCCGTGGCCAGCCCGCTGGCGATGATCGCGAGCGACGGCGTGATCGAGGAGGGCAAAGGGCACCCGCGTGGCGCCGGAACGTTCACCCGGGTCTTGGGGCGATACGTGCGCGAAAAGCACGTGCTCGGGCTGATGGACGCCGTTTCGAAAATGAGCTATCAGCCCGCCGAACGGCTGGGCCTTTCGAACAAAGGCCGGCTCGCGGCCGGCGCCGACGCCGATATCGTCGTATTCGATCCGGACCGGGTTTCAGACCGGGCGACGTTCCGCGAACCGACGCTGCCGCCGGTGGGCATGGAAACGGTGGTGGTGGCGGGTACAGTTGTGGTGGACAGCGGCCGATTAATAGAAGGAGTCCATCCGGGGCAGGCTGTTCGCGGTCCGAAGCGACTAGAATAG
- the purS gene encoding phosphoribosylformylglycinamidine synthase subunit PurS translates to MTAHVYVSLKKTVLDPQGQTIQAALASRGYGSIEAVRQGKVFEIEVADGADADAVRKQVDEIAHEILANPVIEEYRVEWTA, encoded by the coding sequence ATGACCGCGCATGTGTACGTCTCGTTGAAGAAGACCGTTCTCGATCCTCAAGGCCAGACGATCCAGGCTGCATTGGCGAGCCGTGGATACGGCAGCATCGAAGCCGTCCGGCAGGGGAAGGTGTTCGAGATCGAGGTCGCCGACGGGGCGGACGCCGACGCCGTTCGGAAGCAGGTGGATGAGATCGCGCACGAGATTCTGGCGAACCCGGTGATCGAAGAATACCGGGTGGAATGGACCGCGTAA
- the glmS gene encoding glutamine--fructose-6-phosphate transaminase (isomerizing) has protein sequence MCGIVGYIGKRSAVPIILDGLKRLEYRGYDSAGLAVLNGGTEITVRRAEGKLRNLEEQVREKPVSGNYGIGHTRWATHGRPTEENAHPHSDPSRDVVVVHNGIVENYLGLKHQLEAEGHVFRSETDTEVIAHLVAKYLNGSLEEAVRKAVKQLNGVFALGVISRRDPGKIVGARSGPPAVVGIGEHEYFLASDVPAILSHTRDMIFLDDGDLAVLTEEGVQLTDFDGKPINRSVSHILWDPIMAEKGGYKHFMLKEIFEQPRALRDTMLGRVSQETGHVFLDEVNLTAKELAEFKSLKVVACGTSWHAGLAGKFMIEKLARIPVEVDYGSEFRYRDPIIDPSMLTVVISQSGETADTLAAQREAKQKGSKTLAICNVVGSMITREAVGNLLTHAGPEIGVASTKAFSCQLTAMFELALHLAQARRGDDPALQELGLELLRIPGKMEAVLANDSYYEDLARELYKATDFLFLGRGIHYPIALEGALKLKEISYIHAEGYPAGEMKHGPNALIDENLPVVVLCARDSSNEDSRIRYEKTLSNIQEVNARAGIVVAVASEQDVDEVKKVAKHVIAIPETNELLLPILEIVPLQLLAYHIAVRRGCDVDQPRNLAKSVTVE, from the coding sequence ATGTGCGGAATTGTAGGCTACATCGGCAAGCGTAGCGCGGTGCCCATCATTCTGGACGGGTTGAAGCGCCTCGAGTACAGAGGATATGATTCGGCCGGCTTGGCCGTGCTGAACGGAGGGACCGAGATCACCGTGCGGCGCGCCGAGGGCAAACTGCGGAATCTCGAGGAGCAGGTCCGCGAGAAGCCGGTTTCCGGCAACTACGGCATCGGACACACCCGCTGGGCCACCCACGGGCGTCCGACCGAAGAGAACGCCCATCCGCACTCGGACCCGAGCCGCGACGTGGTGGTGGTTCACAACGGCATCGTTGAGAATTATCTCGGCTTGAAGCATCAGTTGGAAGCCGAAGGCCACGTGTTCCGGTCCGAAACCGACACCGAGGTGATCGCGCACCTGGTGGCGAAGTATCTGAATGGTTCGCTCGAGGAAGCCGTTCGCAAGGCGGTGAAACAACTGAACGGGGTGTTTGCGCTGGGGGTGATCTCGCGGCGCGACCCGGGCAAGATTGTCGGCGCACGCAGCGGCCCGCCGGCGGTGGTTGGCATCGGTGAACACGAATACTTCCTTGCCTCTGACGTGCCGGCGATTCTGAGCCACACCCGCGACATGATCTTCCTCGACGACGGCGATCTGGCCGTGCTCACCGAGGAGGGCGTGCAGCTCACCGACTTCGACGGGAAGCCGATCAACCGGAGCGTCTCACACATTCTCTGGGATCCGATCATGGCGGAGAAGGGCGGCTACAAGCACTTCATGCTCAAAGAGATCTTTGAGCAGCCGCGCGCCTTGCGGGACACCATGCTCGGCCGCGTGAGCCAGGAGACCGGGCACGTGTTCCTGGACGAAGTGAACCTGACGGCGAAGGAGCTGGCGGAGTTCAAGAGTCTGAAGGTGGTTGCGTGCGGCACGAGCTGGCACGCGGGCCTGGCCGGCAAGTTCATGATCGAAAAGCTTGCCCGCATCCCGGTGGAAGTGGACTACGGCAGCGAGTTCCGCTATCGCGACCCGATCATCGATCCTTCGATGCTGACGGTGGTGATCTCGCAGTCCGGAGAGACGGCCGATACGCTTGCCGCGCAGCGTGAAGCCAAGCAGAAGGGTTCGAAGACGCTTGCCATCTGCAACGTGGTGGGCTCCATGATCACGCGCGAGGCGGTGGGCAACCTGCTCACGCACGCCGGACCGGAGATCGGCGTAGCCTCGACCAAGGCGTTCAGCTGCCAGTTGACGGCGATGTTCGAGCTCGCCCTGCATCTTGCCCAAGCGCGCCGGGGCGACGATCCGGCACTGCAGGAACTCGGCCTCGAACTGCTGCGCATCCCGGGCAAGATGGAGGCGGTGCTCGCCAACGACTCCTACTACGAAGACCTCGCCCGCGAACTGTACAAGGCGACCGACTTCCTGTTTCTAGGCCGGGGAATCCACTACCCGATCGCGCTCGAGGGCGCGTTGAAGCTGAAGGAGATCTCCTACATCCACGCCGAGGGCTACCCGGCCGGGGAGATGAAGCACGGTCCGAACGCGCTCATTGATGAGAACCTGCCGGTGGTGGTGTTGTGCGCGCGCGACTCTTCGAACGAAGACAGCCGCATCCGCTACGAGAAGACGCTGTCGAACATCCAGGAAGTGAACGCCCGCGCCGGCATCGTCGTCGCGGTGGCGAGCGAGCAGGATGTGGACGAAGTCAAGAAAGTGGCCAAGCACGTGATCGCGATTCCGGAAACCAATGAATTGCTGCTGCCCATTCTCGAGATCGTGCCGCTCCAGTTGCTGGCGTATCACATCGCGGTGCGCCGCGGCTGCGACGTGGATCAGCCCCGCAACCTGGCCAAGAGCGTCACGGTAGAATAA
- a CDS encoding secondary thiamine-phosphate synthase enzyme YjbQ: MASWLGKTGVREGLLTVFVRHTSASLTIQENADPDVVHDLKRFFERIAPEDNRLYRHTMEGPDDMPAHIKAALTQTQLSIPVIDGGMTLGTWQGIYLIEHRAHPHSRRVALHFIGE; encoded by the coding sequence GTGGCATCGTGGCTTGGGAAGACGGGGGTACGGGAAGGATTGCTTACGGTGTTCGTCCGGCACACGTCGGCCTCACTAACAATCCAGGAAAACGCCGACCCGGATGTGGTCCATGACCTGAAGCGCTTTTTCGAGCGCATCGCCCCGGAGGACAACCGCCTCTACCGGCACACGATGGAGGGTCCGGACGATATGCCCGCGCACATCAAAGCCGCGCTGACACAGACACAACTGTCGATCCCGGTAATCGACGGAGGAATGACGCTCGGCACCTGGCAGGGCATCTACCTGATCGAGCACCGGGCGCATCCGCACTCGCGCCGTGTGGCGCTGCACTTCATCGGGGAGTGA
- a CDS encoding ABC transporter ATP-binding protein, whose product MVPTVAEFHEVSKSYPIYRRPADRLKEIFTLNRVSFHENFWALRDVSFDIKRGESFCIIGENGSGKSTLLQIVAGILNPTSGAARVTGKVSALLELGSGFNPEFSGRDNVYLNAAILGLSTKEIDARYPAIEAFAEIGDFISQPVKTYSSGMAVRLAFSVAIHVDPEILLVDEALAVGDIYFRQRCMRKVHELRSRGVTILFVSHSMGDVKAIGDRTVWLDHGRVRELGATDAVVAKYLAAMSEKDSSYLDLKDPSERPGFDGESTTRRAPEVVRTIPNVDHRHGDGRATVIGIAVYDEHGRQLPLLQPETRAVVRISVEAHEAIAQPNVGFMLRNHMGIDFAGTNNLREGLELPPMRAGDVYTVDFHLDLPALYPSHFSFSPAIADGTLVHYKMCDWIDNAITLQMTHGEGPVYGYMHLPCKVEVNARLGIESEAPRLKLTPR is encoded by the coding sequence GTGGTTCCCACCGTCGCCGAGTTCCACGAAGTCTCCAAGAGCTACCCGATCTACCGGCGTCCGGCGGACCGGCTCAAAGAGATCTTCACCCTCAACCGTGTCTCGTTTCACGAGAACTTCTGGGCCCTTCGCGACGTTTCCTTCGATATCAAGCGCGGCGAGTCGTTTTGCATCATCGGAGAGAACGGCTCCGGCAAGAGCACGCTTCTCCAAATCGTCGCCGGCATCCTCAACCCAACCTCCGGCGCCGCCCGCGTCACCGGAAAAGTGTCCGCCCTGCTCGAGCTCGGCTCCGGATTCAACCCCGAGTTCTCCGGCCGCGACAACGTCTACCTGAACGCGGCCATTCTCGGCCTCTCGACGAAGGAGATCGACGCCCGGTACCCGGCCATCGAAGCTTTCGCCGAAATCGGCGACTTCATTTCGCAGCCCGTGAAGACCTACTCCTCGGGCATGGCCGTGCGGTTGGCCTTCTCCGTGGCGATCCACGTCGATCCGGAAATCTTGCTCGTCGACGAGGCGCTCGCCGTCGGCGACATCTACTTCCGCCAGCGCTGCATGCGGAAGGTCCACGAACTGCGCTCCCGCGGCGTCACCATCCTGTTCGTGTCCCACTCGATGGGCGACGTGAAGGCCATCGGCGACCGGACGGTCTGGCTCGACCATGGCCGCGTGCGCGAACTCGGCGCCACCGACGCCGTCGTGGCCAAGTACCTCGCCGCGATGTCCGAAAAGGATTCGTCCTACCTCGATCTGAAGGACCCGTCCGAGCGCCCCGGCTTCGATGGCGAATCAACCACGCGGCGGGCGCCCGAAGTGGTCCGGACGATTCCGAATGTCGACCACCGCCACGGAGACGGGCGGGCCACCGTGATCGGAATCGCCGTCTACGACGAGCACGGCCGCCAGCTGCCCCTGCTTCAGCCGGAAACGCGCGCCGTGGTTCGCATCAGCGTCGAGGCGCACGAGGCGATCGCGCAGCCCAACGTCGGGTTCATGCTGCGGAACCACATGGGCATCGATTTCGCCGGCACCAACAACTTGCGTGAAGGGCTCGAATTGCCGCCCATGCGCGCTGGCGACGTCTACACGGTCGATTTTCATCTGGATCTCCCGGCGCTCTACCCATCGCACTTCTCCTTCTCGCCAGCCATCGCCGACGGGACGCTCGTCCACTACAAGATGTGCGACTGGATCGACAACGCAATCACCCTCCAGATGACCCATGGCGAGGGGCCCGTCTACGGGTACATGCACCTGCCCTGCAAAGTGGAAGTCAACGCGCGCTTGGGGATCGAGTCCGAAGCGCCCCGGCTGAAACTCACTCCCCGATGA
- a CDS encoding ribonuclease T2 — protein MLSKIALCAALISTSLCAQSRRDNARGVPGRFDYYVLSLSWSPQHCSTPAGDRDRYQCAGSRQFGFVAHGLWPQFERGWPQFCTQDRGPDQATIDQMLPIMPSAGLIRHEWSKHGSCSGLGVSQYFAKVRQAYQSVKIPPEYQAPLKNVMVAPRKLKERFLEVNRVGDASNLAVLCSGRFLQEVRVCLDKNLKPRACGTDVRDSCRVPQMIMQPVR, from the coding sequence ATGTTGTCGAAAATCGCGCTATGCGCCGCCTTGATCTCGACTTCCCTCTGCGCCCAGTCCCGCCGCGACAACGCCCGTGGAGTCCCCGGCCGGTTCGATTACTACGTGCTGAGTCTCTCCTGGTCTCCCCAGCATTGCTCCACCCCGGCCGGCGACCGCGACCGGTATCAATGCGCCGGCTCCCGCCAGTTCGGTTTCGTCGCCCACGGATTGTGGCCCCAGTTCGAACGCGGATGGCCCCAGTTTTGCACCCAGGACCGCGGTCCGGACCAGGCAACCATCGACCAGATGCTCCCCATCATGCCGAGCGCCGGCCTCATCCGGCACGAATGGTCCAAACACGGTTCCTGTAGTGGACTCGGCGTCTCGCAATACTTCGCCAAGGTCCGCCAGGCGTACCAATCGGTGAAGATCCCGCCCGAGTACCAGGCGCCTTTGAAGAACGTGATGGTGGCGCCGCGCAAGCTTAAGGAGCGCTTCCTCGAGGTGAACCGCGTGGGCGACGCCTCCAACCTGGCCGTGCTCTGCTCGGGACGGTTCCTCCAGGAAGTCCGCGTCTGCCTGGATAAGAACCTGAAGCCGCGCGCGTGCGGCACGGACGTGCGGGATTCCTGCCGCGTGCCGCAGATGATCATGCAGCCCGTCCGCTGA
- a CDS encoding tetratricopeptide repeat protein, whose protein sequence is MQVSETSPVAVVSGVTAAVQGETLLDQGWTALRRDDWRRAEQHFHRALAIGQAASDPEDLAVAARLGLAHVRYSEGDPGLALAEGLRALADAAGRADHYGWEIPLHQLLADTCAEVGAPQRSIGFRLSVIRLLRGETGADSFEVAEACYQLGETLLALGVYGGAAAGLAEAVRILEMYQPEERRSLMEVQLLQARALARAGRFDDAEAVFQSLLPLMRRVRGEGSAEEAALWTNRGAALAAQKRFSEAGAMFERANMLRAADPETTPERMAILWSYWSALLRAEGNLARARDLAERAVRALEEAVAPARYLAFEALGRAIEEQGDYVKAETVCRRALERMRRDGVLDLFEFSRMMLWHAALLDRNGREQEGDEARARASEAIERLAKVPALDAWTPASPRVA, encoded by the coding sequence ATGCAGGTGAGCGAGACTTCGCCCGTGGCCGTCGTGTCGGGCGTTACAGCGGCAGTGCAGGGCGAAACGCTGCTCGATCAAGGGTGGACCGCGCTCCGCCGGGACGACTGGCGCCGCGCCGAGCAGCACTTCCATCGCGCCCTGGCGATCGGTCAGGCGGCGAGCGATCCGGAAGATCTGGCGGTGGCCGCGCGGCTGGGGTTGGCGCACGTGCGATACAGCGAGGGCGACCCCGGATTGGCGCTCGCCGAGGGCTTGCGCGCCTTGGCCGATGCGGCGGGCCGCGCGGATCACTATGGGTGGGAGATCCCGCTGCACCAATTGCTGGCCGACACGTGCGCCGAGGTGGGCGCGCCGCAGCGGTCGATCGGGTTCCGGCTCAGTGTGATCCGGCTGCTGCGGGGCGAAACGGGCGCGGATTCGTTCGAGGTCGCTGAAGCCTGCTACCAGCTTGGCGAGACGCTACTGGCGCTGGGGGTCTATGGCGGCGCCGCGGCCGGCCTCGCCGAGGCAGTACGGATCCTCGAAATGTACCAGCCGGAGGAGCGCCGGAGCCTGATGGAGGTCCAACTTCTGCAGGCGCGGGCGTTGGCGCGGGCGGGGCGGTTCGACGACGCGGAGGCGGTTTTTCAGAGCCTGCTGCCGCTGATGCGGCGGGTTCGCGGTGAAGGGTCGGCCGAAGAAGCGGCGCTGTGGACGAATCGTGGAGCGGCGCTTGCGGCGCAGAAGCGGTTTTCGGAAGCGGGCGCGATGTTCGAACGGGCGAACATGCTCCGCGCCGCCGATCCGGAAACGACGCCGGAACGTATGGCGATCCTGTGGAGCTACTGGTCCGCGCTGCTGCGGGCGGAGGGAAACCTGGCGCGCGCCCGGGATCTGGCGGAGCGGGCGGTGAGGGCGCTCGAGGAAGCCGTGGCGCCGGCCCGGTATCTCGCCTTCGAAGCCCTCGGCCGCGCGATCGAGGAACAGGGCGACTATGTGAAGGCCGAAACCGTTTGCCGGCGCGCCCTGGAGCGCATGCGGCGCGACGGGGTGCTCGACCTTTTCGAGTTCTCGCGAATGATGCTGTGGCATGCCGCGCTGCTCGACCGGAACGGCCGGGAGCAGGAGGGCGACGAAGCGCGGGCGCGGGCCTCGGAGGCCATCGAACGGTTGGCGAAAGTCCCCGCTCTGGACGCCTGGACGCCGGCCTCGCCCAGGGTTGCCTGA
- the gyrA gene encoding DNA gyrase subunit A, protein MAENDPPQGPPSQLPLGDAPKNLIPINIEDEMRRSYLDYAMSVIVGRALPDVRDGLKPVHRRILFGMDEMGLAHNKPTKKCARVVGDVMGKYHPHGDSAIYDALVRMAQPFSMRYPLIDGQGNFGSIDGDPPAAMRYTECRLAKIATALLEDIDKETVDFRSNYDDSSHEPEVLPARAPNLLINGSSGIAVGMATNIPPHNLTEVVNAAILLVRNPHATLPEVMEHVKGPDFPGGGFILGREGILSAYKTGRGSIKMRARAATEKVGKDREAIIVTEIPYQVNKSKLIEHAAGLVSDKKLEGISDIRDESDRDGTRIVFELKRGENAEVVLNNLYKFTQMQTNFGIIMLAIVNGQPRELGLIDAIKRFLDHRVEVVRRRTDYLLRKAREREHILLGFQRALANIDEVIRLIRASRTPKEAKESLMAFITPAEAMEYAKLIEAGEIGPRFTERQAQAIIELQLQRLTGMEQEKILEELANIQKMIAGYLEILGSDKVLKDLIIRELKEVQKDFGDDRRTEIVDDPGEIVLEDLIQQEDVAVTVTRGGYLKRTPVDTYRRQTRGGKGRIGMGTRSEDVVERLIIGSTHDYLLIFTNKGRLYWLKTYHIPDAGTAGKGKNISGLINLQPDEEARMYVPVKAFTEDKFIVMITKHGVIKKCQLTEFNNPMTRGIIAIGLDDEDELVSANITNGKDQILIATHEGMAIKFTEEDVRPMGRPARGVRGISLQGDDYVVGAQIIYDEAKGLSLAISEEGYGKRTKVSEYRLQTRGGKGVINMKTTRKTGKVVGILNVTEDPDIMLITKDGKIIRIEASEIRQAGRSTQGVRLLRAGEGDQVAAASVVPDSEIAAEGDDKQGKLLE, encoded by the coding sequence GTGGCCGAAAACGACCCGCCGCAGGGCCCGCCTTCCCAGCTACCGCTGGGTGACGCCCCTAAGAACCTGATTCCCATCAACATCGAAGACGAGATGCGACGCTCGTATCTCGATTACGCGATGAGCGTGATCGTGGGCCGCGCTCTCCCGGATGTTCGCGACGGGCTGAAGCCGGTGCACCGGCGGATCCTCTTCGGCATGGATGAGATGGGTCTGGCCCATAACAAGCCGACCAAGAAGTGCGCTCGCGTGGTCGGCGATGTGATGGGCAAGTATCACCCGCACGGCGACTCGGCGATTTATGACGCGCTGGTCCGCATGGCGCAGCCGTTCTCGATGCGTTACCCGCTCATCGACGGCCAAGGCAACTTCGGCTCGATCGACGGCGACCCGCCGGCGGCGATGCGGTACACCGAATGCCGGCTGGCAAAGATCGCCACGGCGCTGCTCGAGGATATTGACAAGGAAACGGTCGATTTCAGGAGCAACTACGACGACAGCTCGCACGAGCCGGAGGTGTTGCCGGCGCGGGCGCCGAACCTGCTCATCAACGGGAGTTCGGGCATCGCGGTGGGCATGGCGACGAACATCCCGCCGCACAACCTCACCGAGGTGGTGAACGCGGCGATCCTGCTGGTCCGGAACCCGCATGCAACGCTGCCGGAGGTGATGGAGCACGTGAAGGGGCCGGATTTCCCCGGCGGCGGCTTCATCCTGGGCCGCGAGGGGATCCTTTCCGCCTACAAGACGGGGCGTGGATCGATCAAGATGCGCGCCCGCGCGGCGACGGAAAAGGTGGGGAAGGACCGCGAGGCGATCATCGTCACCGAGATCCCCTACCAGGTGAACAAGAGCAAGCTCATCGAACACGCCGCGGGGCTGGTGAGCGATAAGAAGCTCGAAGGCATTTCCGATATCCGCGACGAAAGCGACCGCGACGGCACACGGATCGTGTTCGAGCTGAAGCGCGGCGAGAACGCCGAAGTGGTTCTGAACAATCTGTACAAGTTCACGCAGATGCAGACGAACTTCGGCATCATCATGCTGGCGATCGTCAACGGGCAGCCGCGGGAACTGGGGCTGATCGACGCGATCAAGCGGTTCCTCGATCACCGCGTGGAAGTGGTCCGCCGGAGAACGGACTACCTGTTGCGCAAGGCGCGCGAGCGGGAGCATATCCTCCTCGGATTCCAGCGCGCGCTGGCCAACATCGATGAGGTGATCCGGCTGATCCGGGCGTCGCGGACGCCGAAGGAAGCCAAAGAGAGCCTGATGGCGTTCATCACGCCGGCCGAGGCGATGGAGTACGCCAAGCTCATTGAGGCGGGCGAAATCGGTCCGCGCTTCACGGAGCGGCAGGCGCAGGCGATTATCGAGCTGCAGCTCCAGCGCCTGACAGGCATGGAGCAGGAGAAGATCCTCGAAGAGTTGGCGAACATCCAGAAGATGATCGCCGGGTATCTCGAGATTCTCGGTTCCGACAAGGTGCTCAAGGACCTGATCATCCGGGAGTTGAAGGAAGTCCAGAAGGACTTCGGCGACGATCGCCGCACCGAGATCGTGGACGATCCGGGCGAGATCGTGCTGGAGGACCTGATCCAGCAGGAGGACGTGGCCGTCACCGTCACGCGGGGTGGCTACCTGAAGCGAACCCCGGTGGACACTTACCGGCGGCAGACGCGCGGCGGCAAGGGCCGGATCGGTATGGGGACGCGGAGCGAAGATGTCGTGGAGCGGCTCATCATCGGCTCCACGCACGACTACCTGCTGATCTTCACGAATAAGGGCCGGCTCTACTGGCTGAAGACGTATCACATCCCGGATGCCGGGACGGCTGGCAAGGGCAAGAACATCTCCGGCCTGATCAATCTCCAGCCGGACGAAGAGGCGCGCATGTACGTCCCGGTGAAGGCGTTCACCGAGGACAAGTTCATCGTGATGATCACCAAACACGGCGTGATCAAGAAATGCCAGTTGACGGAGTTCAACAACCCGATGACGCGTGGGATTATCGCGATCGGGCTGGACGACGAAGACGAGCTGGTGTCGGCGAACATCACCAACGGGAAGGACCAGATCCTGATCGCGACGCATGAGGGCATGGCGATCAAGTTCACCGAGGAAGATGTCCGGCCGATGGGACGGCCGGCGCGCGGCGTCCGTGGGATCTCGCTGCAGGGCGACGACTACGTGGTGGGCGCGCAGATTATCTACGACGAGGCCAAGGGGCTGTCGCTGGCGATCTCCGAGGAAGGCTACGGCAAGCGCACCAAGGTGAGCGAATACCGGCTGCAGACGCGCGGCGGCAAGGGCGTCATCAACATGAAGACGACCCGGAAGACGGGCAAAGTGGTGGGAATCCTCAACGTCACGGAAGACCCGGACATCATGCTGATCACCAAGGACGGCAAGATCATCCGGATCGAAGCGTCGGAGATCCGGCAGGCCGGGCGGTCGACGCAGGGCGTTCGCCTGCTGCGCGCGGGCGAGGGCGATCAGGTTGCCGCGGCCAGCGTGGTTCCGGATTCCGAGATCGCCGCGGAGGGCGACGACAAGCAAGGGAAGCTACTAGAATAA
- the larE gene encoding ATP-dependent sacrificial sulfur transferase LarE, with protein MATLVSLGRAVALDPAVLEAKEAKLFAVLEELGEVLVAYSGGTDSAYLAWAANRVLGDRAAAITADSASIPESHKRDAAEYARQLGFRHEFIATHEFDNPDYVKNDKDRCFHCKDELFLRMEELAAARGIAHIVYGVNKDDLGDYRPGQSAAKIHQVKAPLVEAGLTKPEIRELSRRAGLPFWDRPAAACLSSRIPYGTPVNVETIKTIEHGEEAVKALGFRQFRVRFHGELVRLEIAREELPRALDLQMAGKLTAIFKPLGFHYVTLDLEGYRQGSLNAVLQKP; from the coding sequence ATGGCGACACTGGTGAGTCTGGGCCGGGCGGTAGCGCTGGACCCGGCCGTGCTCGAAGCCAAGGAAGCGAAACTGTTCGCCGTGCTGGAAGAACTGGGCGAGGTGCTCGTGGCCTATTCGGGCGGCACGGACTCGGCGTATCTGGCTTGGGCGGCCAACCGGGTGCTCGGCGACCGCGCGGCCGCGATCACGGCGGACTCGGCATCGATCCCGGAATCGCATAAGCGCGACGCGGCCGAATATGCGCGGCAGTTGGGCTTCCGGCATGAGTTCATCGCGACACACGAATTCGACAACCCGGACTACGTGAAGAACGACAAGGACCGCTGCTTCCACTGCAAGGACGAATTGTTCCTGCGGATGGAGGAACTGGCGGCGGCGCGAGGGATCGCCCATATCGTGTACGGCGTGAACAAAGACGACCTGGGCGACTATCGTCCGGGGCAGAGCGCGGCGAAGATCCACCAGGTGAAGGCGCCGCTGGTTGAGGCCGGACTGACCAAGCCGGAGATCCGGGAACTGAGCCGGCGAGCGGGGCTCCCTTTCTGGGATCGGCCGGCGGCGGCGTGCCTCAGTTCGCGCATCCCGTACGGAACACCGGTGAACGTGGAGACGATCAAGACAATCGAGCACGGTGAGGAGGCGGTAAAAGCGCTCGGCTTCCGTCAGTTCCGCGTGCGGTTCCATGGCGAGTTGGTTCGCCTGGAGATCGCCCGCGAAGAGCTTCCCCGGGCCCTCGATCTGCAGATGGCCGGAAAGCTCACCGCGATCTTCAAGCCGCTCGGGTTCCACTACGTGACGCTCGATCTCGAAGGCTACCGCCAAGGCTCGCTCAACGCCGTTCTCCAGAAACCATGA